AGGAGCAGAATGTTTATCTGCGTCATTGCAGACTACGGTACAGGAGATCCGGCATTTACAGAAGTCACACAACGTCTGCTGATGACTTTTCCCCATGCCCAAATTCATTTGCTTTCGGTTCCAGCATTCAGTACCTTAGCAACGGGATTCTGGATTGCCCAACTAGGACTTAACCCTGGCCCTAGCGATCGCCTAATTTATCACAACTGTGCGCCTCGTCAGGATGATCCTGAAGCCCGTCGAGACAATGAAGGTGAAGGACTAACTTATGCCCTGTTATCTAATGGTGTAAAAGTAGTGGGTGTGAATGCAGGTTACACCCTCTCCTTTATCAAAGACCATACAAAGGAGTTGCGAGTGGTCAACGTTTCTCGTGGTGGATCGCAGTTTCGCTCACGGGATATATTTCCTCCGGCTGCGGCTGCGATTATGAATGAAGATTTTAGCCTTTTGGGAGATAGCCTCAAGAGTGAGCAAATCCCAGATGTTCCATCAGATCGTATTGCCTGGATTGATGGCTACGGCAACATTAAAACAACTATTGGGGCGCATACAGTTAACTTGGAGCCTCAAAGCAAGATCGCCATCAGAATTGGAGATGTGGTCAGTGATGCGGTGTATTCTGATGGCAGTTTCAAGGTATCTGAAGGAACTTTAGCCTTTGCTCCTGGTAGTTCCGGTTGGTCAAGAAGCGATTCAGGGGAACCATTACGCTTTTTAGAACTATTTTTGCGAGGAGGGAGTGCTTGGGAACGCTTTGGCCGTCCTCGTGTGAATCAGCAAGTAACTCAAATTGCCTGAAATCGGGTAATTGTCTGCAATACGCTATACGTAGCTTGCTTCCCAAGGGTACACCAACGTTATGACGTTATGACTTCTCTACGATAGGCTGTGCCAACGCTTAGAGCAAGTACTCAAGCGTCGGGAACCTCCGCAACGCACTGGCCCCCTACGTGTATTTTAAAATCAAATATTAGTCCTATATAATGGAGTATTTTGCGAGGCTGATAGGCTACAGTGCCACTATGCCAAAATTTAAACC
This portion of the Nostoc sp. GT001 genome encodes:
- a CDS encoding SAM-dependent chlorinase/fluorinase, whose protein sequence is MFICVIADYGTGDPAFTEVTQRLLMTFPHAQIHLLSVPAFSTLATGFWIAQLGLNPGPSDRLIYHNCAPRQDDPEARRDNEGEGLTYALLSNGVKVVGVNAGYTLSFIKDHTKELRVVNVSRGGSQFRSRDIFPPAAAAIMNEDFSLLGDSLKSEQIPDVPSDRIAWIDGYGNIKTTIGAHTVNLEPQSKIAIRIGDVVSDAVYSDGSFKVSEGTLAFAPGSSGWSRSDSGEPLRFLELFLRGGSAWERFGRPRVNQQVTQIA